A window from Drosophila yakuba strain Tai18E2 chromosome 3L, Prin_Dyak_Tai18E2_2.1, whole genome shotgun sequence encodes these proteins:
- the LOC6534192 gene encoding mitochondrial dicarboxylate carrier — protein sequence MVVIKKDRGMASNLQRAIRTYGFISLYDGLSAQLVRQLTYTSLRFHLYEMGKSHLDDPDGLLDKVLVAGLAGCVAGVVGTPMELINTRMQVNRALPKETRWNYRNLFDGLYRVTRDEGFTKLYSGCLLSFMRSSFITISQNAAYDQAKQIYTEWFHMKHDNTLLHLISSVTAAFICGPIIKPIENLRYLRMVNSRRLIHSISYMMRFGSRGPFRGIVPYLLRMVPNTVITFLSFEQLRVNFGYIEEIEDDK from the exons ATGGTGGTCATCAAGAAGGACAGGGGCATGGCTTCCAATCTCCAACGGGCTATTCGAACATATG GATTCATTTCGCTGTACGACGGCCTGAGTGCCCAGTTGGTGAGACAGCTGACATACACATCGCTTCGGTTTCACCTGTATGAAATGGGCAAGTCGCACTTGGATGATCCTGATGGCTTGCTGGATAAAGTGCTGGTGGCTGGATTGGCTGGCTGTGTGGCGGGTGTGGTGGGCACACCCATGGAGTTGATCAACACCCGGATGCAGGTGAACCGTGCGCTTCCCAAGGAAACCCGCTGGAACTACCGAAACCTCTTCGATGGACTGTACCGCGTGACCAGAGACGAGGGCTTCACGAAGCTGTACAGCGGATGCTTGCTCTCTTTCATGCGGTCCAGCTTCATCACCATCAGCCAAAATGCAGCCTACGATCAG GCCAAGCAGATCTACACGGAATGGTTCCATATGAAGCACGACAACACGTTGCTGCACCTGATAAGTTCCGTGACGGCTGCTTTCATCTGCGGCCCCATCATCAAGCCCATTGAGAACTTGAGATACCTCAGGATGGTGAATTCCAGAAGATTGATACATTCCATTTCGTATATGATGCGCTTCGGATCGCGAGGACCTTTTCGCGGTATTGTGCCCTACTTATTGCGAATGGTGCCCAATACGGTCATTACGTTTTTAAGTTTCGAGCAGCTTCGAGTTAATTTTGGGTACATTGAGGAAATTGAGGATGATAAGTGA
- the LOC6534198 gene encoding gram-negative bacteria-binding protein 2 has translation MRKGCVLLIWLSSLVSFLIALKVPHPVVNVRGREVSIILPGELEGIESLFFQAELVDGECDNNAYSFANKSPWSVKIEMRNSIEPNAKLRIQTVVETKNKIASQFSVYNINDKGIGELLDGPSLSSSTDLSDMIAKCKPVKKSPAETLSECSHRSGFSGGDLLFEDNFNNDQKLTDNWKHEVRYRNTGGKNQEFVAFVDDPNNSNVTNNKLHISITKDERDKILLGCTSKKEGLAKRKECGRSSGRSKREPWVSKTFRSANMHTNFTFKYGRVEIRAKMPTGDWLFPNILLVPNIEKSDDDFVDHIRLYVRGNSVLQDKHQSSLAGTSLFGGIVVWNKTGSEPNPSEHFVIRNEEYYYGDGFHDYTIIWQADKIIFKFNGEFFGAVHNATLLEPFQKHECHLVLGLTAGGNVNFNDDILDMQHKPFSNTHPKADKQFEELARNWNWTPLVVDHIRVYAIDKEGN, from the exons ATGCGTAAAGGCTGTGTTCTTCTAATTTGGCTAAGTAGTCTTGTTTCCTTTTTGATTGCGCTGAAGGTACCGCATCCAGTGGTAAATGTCAGGGGAAGGGAGGTATCCATAATTCTACCCGGGGAGCTGGAAGGGATCGAGTCACTGTTCTTTCAAGCCGAGTTGGTTGACGGAGAGTGCGATAACAATGCATACTCGTTCGCAAACAAAAGCCCATGGAGTGTGAAGATTGAGATGCGAAATTCCATCGAACCCAATGCCAAACTAAGAATTCAAACTGTGGTGGAGACGAAAAATAAGATTGCAAGTCAGTTTTCGGTGTACAACATCAACGATAAGGGAATTGGCGAGTTACTTGATGGACCTAGTTTAAGCTCGAGTACTGATCTGAGTGATATGATTGCAAAATGCAAGCCTGTTAAGAAGAGTCCTGCAGAAACGTTATCAGAGTGTTCCCATAGGAGCGGCTTCTCCGGCGGTGACCTACTCTTCGAAGACAACTTCAACAACGATCAGAAGCTCACGGATAACTGGAAACACGAGGTAAGGTATCGTAATACCGGCGGGAAGAACCAGGAGTTCGTTGCCTTCGTGGACGATCCTAACAATTCGAATGTAACGAACAACAAATTGCACATATCAATTACCAAAGATGAGAGAGATAAGATTCTTCTGGGCTGCACCAGCAAAAAGGAGGGTCTAGCTAAGAGAAAGGAGTGTGGACGGAGCTCGGGAAGATCGAAACGGGAGCCTTGGGTCTCCAAGACCTTCAGATCCGCCAATATGCACACAAACTTTACCTTCAAATACGGACGAGTTGAGATCAGAGCTAAAATGCCTACGGGTGATTGGTTATTCCCCA ACATTCTTCTGGTGCCGAATATTGAAAAGTCTGACGATGATTTTGTGGATCATATTCGCTTGTACGTCAGAGGCAATTCAGTTCTGCAGGACAAACACCAATCCTCCCTAGCCGGAACTTCTCTGTTTGGAGGGATTGTGGTGTGGAACAAAACAGGATCCGAACCGAATCCAAGTGAGCATTTCGTCATCAGGAACGAAGAGTATTATTATGGGGACGGATTTCACGACTACACTATTATCTGGCAGGCTGATAAAATTATCTTCAAGTTTAATGGCGAGTTCTTTGGCGCAGTACACAATGCGACACTTCTGGAACCATTCCAAAAACATGAG TGCCATCTAGTCCTGGGCCTCACCGCTGGCGGAAATGTAAATTTCAATGACGATATTCTGGATATGCAACACAAGCCCTTTTCAAACACCCATCCCAAAGCGGACAAACAATTCGAGGAACTGGCTAgaaactggaactggacaCCACTGGTGGTCGACCATATCCGGGTGTACGCCATTGACAAGGAGGGAAattaa
- the LOC6534191 gene encoding mitochondrial dicarboxylate carrier isoform X1, translated as MPVYDDHILDDCTDVPEGLVPRWWFGGFASICVAFAVAPIDIVKTHMQIQQKKRSIFGTIKRIYQLKIMPILGLWGFYDGFSAAILRQMTSTNIHFIVYETGKKMEYVDRDSYLGKIILGCVAGACGSACGIPTDLINVRMQTDMKEPPSKRRNYKHVIDGLIRIPKEEGWRALYKGGSVAALKSSLSTCSQIALYDIIKTEVRKNTSANDGVPLHFLTSFVTSIISSSITHPLDVVRTIMMNSRPGEFRTVFQAAVHMMRFGIMGPYRGFVPTIVRKAPATTLLFVLYEQLRLHFGICSLGGEK; from the exons ATGCCGGTTTATGATGACCACATCCTTGACGACTGCACTGATGTGCCCGAAGGACTTGTGCCGCGTTGGTGGTTCGGTGGCTTCGCCTCGATTTGCGTTGCCTTCGCGGTGGCGCCGATTGACATCGTGAAGACGCACATGCAGATTCAACAGAAGAAACGTTCCATTTTTGGCACAATCAAAAGGATataccaattaaaaa TAATGCCGATTTTAGGACTGTGGGGCTTCTACGATGGCTTCTCGGCTGCCATCCTGAGACAAATGACCAGCACGAACATCCATTTCATAGTGTATGAAACTGGCAAGAAAATGGAGTACGTCGATAGGGATTCATATCTAGGAAAGATTATTTTGGGCTGTGTGGCTGGTGCTTGTGGTTCTGCCTGTGGTATACCAACGGATCTGATCAACGTGCGAATGCAAACCGACATGAAGGAGCCGCCGTCAAAGCGACGCAA CTATAAGCATGTCATAGATGGCCTCATTCGCATTCCCAAAGAGGAGGGCTGGAGGGCACTTTACAAGGGAGGATCGGTAGCTGCCTTGAAATCATCTCTAAGCACCTGCAGCCAGATAGCACTGTACGATATT ATCAAAACGGAAGTGCGGAAGAATACCTCTGCGAATGACGGCGTGCCGCTCCACTTCCTCACGTCGTTTGTCACATCGATCATCTCGTCCTCGATCACTCATCCCCTGGACGTGGTGAGGACCATTATGATGAACTCCAGACCCGGCGAATTTCGCACTGTGTTCCAAGCGGCCGTTCACATGATGCGTTTCGGCATCATGGGACCCTATCGGGGATTTGTGCCAACTATAGTGCGAAAAGCACCAGCCACCACTTTGCTATTTGTTTTGTACGAGCAACTGAGGCTCCACTTCGGAATTTGCTCCCTGGGAGGGGAAAAGTAG
- the LOC6534191 gene encoding mitochondrial dicarboxylate carrier isoform X3, which produces MPVYDDHILDDCTDVPEGLVPRWWFGGFASICVAFAVAPIDIVKTHMQIQQKKRSIFGTIKRIYQLKIMPILGLWGFYDGFSAAILRQMTSTNIHFIVYETGKKMEYVDRDSYLGKIILGCVAGACGSACGIPTDLINVRMQTDMKEPPSKRPISMS; this is translated from the exons ATGCCGGTTTATGATGACCACATCCTTGACGACTGCACTGATGTGCCCGAAGGACTTGTGCCGCGTTGGTGGTTCGGTGGCTTCGCCTCGATTTGCGTTGCCTTCGCGGTGGCGCCGATTGACATCGTGAAGACGCACATGCAGATTCAACAGAAGAAACGTTCCATTTTTGGCACAATCAAAAGGATataccaattaaaaa TAATGCCGATTTTAGGACTGTGGGGCTTCTACGATGGCTTCTCGGCTGCCATCCTGAGACAAATGACCAGCACGAACATCCATTTCATAGTGTATGAAACTGGCAAGAAAATGGAGTACGTCGATAGGGATTCATATCTAGGAAAGATTATTTTGGGCTGTGTGGCTGGTGCTTGTGGTTCTGCCTGTGGTATACCAACGGATCTGATCAACGTGCGAATGCAAACCGACATGAAGGAGCCGCCGTCAAAGCGAC CTATAAGCATGTCATAG
- the LOC6534195 gene encoding charged multivesicular body protein 1b — protein sequence MSTSSMEKHLFNLKFAVKELERNSKKCEKEEKLEKAKAKKAIQKGNMDVARIHAENAIRQKNQAVNYLRMSARVDAVASRVQSALTTRKVTGSMAGVVKAMDAAMKGMNLEKISSLMEKFESQFEDLDVQSSVMEGTMSDTVTTSVPQGDVDNLLQQVADEAGLELNMDLPSGVQSQSVGASTAVSQEQDELTQRLARLRQAE from the exons ATGTCTACGAGTTCCATGGAAA AGCACCTTTTCAATCTAAAATTTGCCGTAAAGGAGTTGGAACGAAACTCCAAGAAATGTGAGAAAGAGGAGAAGCTCGAGAAGGCCAAGGCCAAGAAGGCGATCCAAAAGGGCAACATGGATGTGGCCCGCATCCACGCAGAGAATGCGATCCGCCAGAAGAACCAGGCGGTTAACTACCTCAGAATGAGTGCCCGAGTGGATGCAGTGGCCAGCCGGGTGCAGTCCGCCCTCACCACCCGCAAGGTCACCGGCTCCATGGCCGGTGTGGTCAAGGCCATGGATGCAGCGATGAAGGGCATGAACCTGGAGAAGATTTCCTCCCTGATGGAGAAGTTTGAATCGCAGTTCGAGGACCTGGACGTGCAGAGCTCGGTGATGGAGGGCACCATGTCCGACACGGTAACTACCTCGGTGCCCCAGGGCGATGTTGACAATCTGCTCCAGCAAGTGGCTGACGAGGCTGGCCTCGAACTTAACATGGACCTGCCCAGTGGAGTCCAGAGCCAATCCGTTGGAGCCTCAACAGCCGTGTCCCAGGAGCAAGACGAGCTCACCCAGCGACTGGCACGTCTCCGCCAGGCCGAATAA
- the LOC6534191 gene encoding mitochondrial dicarboxylate carrier isoform X4: MPVYDDHILDDCTDVPEGLVPRWWFGGFASICVAFAVAPIDIVKTHMQIQQKKRSIFGTIKRIYQLKRLWGFYDGFSAAILRQMTSTNIHFIVYETGKKMEYVDRDSYLGKIILGCVAGACGSACGIPTDLINVRMQTDMKEPPSKRPISMS, from the exons ATGCCGGTTTATGATGACCACATCCTTGACGACTGCACTGATGTGCCCGAAGGACTTGTGCCGCGTTGGTGGTTCGGTGGCTTCGCCTCGATTTGCGTTGCCTTCGCGGTGGCGCCGATTGACATCGTGAAGACGCACATGCAGATTCAACAGAAGAAACGTTCCATTTTTGGCACAATCAAAAGGATataccaattaaaaa GACTGTGGGGCTTCTACGATGGCTTCTCGGCTGCCATCCTGAGACAAATGACCAGCACGAACATCCATTTCATAGTGTATGAAACTGGCAAGAAAATGGAGTACGTCGATAGGGATTCATATCTAGGAAAGATTATTTTGGGCTGTGTGGCTGGTGCTTGTGGTTCTGCCTGTGGTATACCAACGGATCTGATCAACGTGCGAATGCAAACCGACATGAAGGAGCCGCCGTCAAAGCGAC CTATAAGCATGTCATAG
- the LOC6534194 gene encoding probable cytochrome P450 12c1, mitochondrial encodes MLRLTVKHGLRASSQLAATKNPDASSYVQQLESEWESAKPFTEIPGPTRWQLFRGFQKGGQYHQLGMDDVMRMYKKQFGDICLIPGLFGMPTTVFSFNEKTFERVYRTEGQWPVRGGAEPVLHYRSKRKDEFFKDCVGLFTNGPEWGRVRSAVNPVLMQHRNVAIYLKPMQRVNRQFVNRIREMRDTESQEVPGDFLNTINHLTFESVATVALDKELGLLQRAKPPPEASKLFQNIEVLMNSFFELGVKPSLYKYISTPTYKKFSQAMDEIFDTCSMYVNQAIERIDRKLLEGDSSDHKSVLEQLLQIDRKLATVLAMDMLMGGVDTTSTAISGILLNLAKNPDKQQRLREEVQSKLTTLDREFSLEDMKSLPYLRAVIKESLRLYPVTFGNARSAGADVVLDGYRIPKGTNLLMTNSFLLKDDGLYPRAKEFIPERWLRQKGEDSSDVLVNPNLSAFIYLPFGFGPRMCVGKRIVDLEMELTVANLVRNFHIEYNHPTENAFKCTFLYKPNIPLKFKFTDVKY; translated from the exons ATGTTGCGTCTCACAGTAAAGCACGGCTTGAGGGCCAGTTCCCAGCTGGCTGCCACCAAAAACCCAGATGCATCATCCTACGTTCAGCAACTGGAATCTGAATGGGAGAGCGCAAAACCCTTTACGGAAATTCCCGGGCCAACACGCTGGCAATTATTCCGCGGCTTTCAAAAAGGCGGTCAGTACCACCAACTGGGAATGGATGATGTGATGCGAATGTACAAAAAGCAGTTCGGCGACATATGCCTGATACCCGGATTATTCGGCATGCCCACCACTGTGTTCTCGTTCAATGAGAAAACCTTTGAGAGGGTCTATCGCACCGAAGGTCAGTGGCCAGTCAGAGGTGGCGCCGAACCCGTCCTCCACTACCGCAGTAAACGAAAGGATGAGTTTTTCAAGGACTGCGTGGGATTGTTCACCAA tgGCCCGGAGTGGGGAAGGGTTAGGAGTGCCGTGAATCCCGTCCTGATGCAGCACCGGAATGTGGCTATATATCTGAAACCGATGCAGCGGGTCAATCGGCAGTTTGTGAATCGCATCCGCGAGATGCGGGACACGGAATCCCAAGAAGTGCCAGGCGACTTCCTAAATACCATCAATCATTTGACCTTTGAGTCAGTGGCGACAGTGGCCCTTGACAAAGAACTGGGACTGCTCCAGCGGGCCAAACCGCCGCCGGAGGCCAGTAAACTGTTCCAGAACATTGAAGTTCTCATGAATTCCTTCTTCGAGCTGGGCGTAAAACCATCGTTATACAAGTACATCTCCACACCCACCTACAAGAAGTTCAGTCAGGCCATGGATGAAATCTTCGACACCTGTTCGATGTACGTAAATCAGGCGATAGAAAGGATAGATCGTAAGTTGTTAGAAGGTGATTCAAGCGATCATAAGAGTGTTCTGGAGCAGTTGCTGCAAATCGATAGGAAACTAGCCACCGTTTTGGCCATGGACATGCTAATGGGCGGAGTTGATACCACCAGTACGGCCATCTCTGGTATATTGCTGAACCTGGCTAAAAATCCGGACAAGCAGCAAAGGCTCAGGGAGGAAGTTCAAAGCAAACTGACTACACTAGATCGAGAATTTTCCTTGGAGGATATGAAATCCCTTCCGTATCTGAGGGCAGTCATCAAGGAATCGCTTCGACTGTATCCAGTCACCTTTGGTAATGCCCGATCCGCCGGAGCTGATGTTGTTCTCGATGGCTATCGAATCCCCAAGGGCACCAATCTTCTGATGACCAACAGCTTTCTGCTCAAGGACGACGGATTATATCCCCGGGCAAAGGAGTTCATCCCGGAACGCTGGTTGCGCCAAAAGGGCGAAGACAGCTCGGATGTCCTGGTGAACCCTAACTTAAGTGCCTTCATCTACTTGCCATTCGGATTCGGACCACGCATGTGCGTGGGCAAACGGATTGTGGATCTTGAAATGGAACTCACAGTGGCCAACTTGGTGCGAAATTTCCACATTGAATATAATCACCCCACTGAAAATGCCTTTAAGTGCACATTCTTGTACAAGCCCAATATTCCTCTAAAATTCAAGTTTACCGATGTGAAATATTGA
- the LOC6534199 gene encoding gram-negative bacteria-binding protein 2 isoform X2 produces MKMSLWLALILSQLIDFGSSEFPNLFVNISDDEPWISTYLPGLTLTSAHHDAIRIAIVRGNKKLTDFASNEIGGTTLYAGAILNDNGGRTYELKDFASREDHFGNDFHTYTAIWKEKSITFKIDGRTFAQISNSTVVQELSRTERHIELYLTVGGEYNFPDNRVPPEQKSYRNFETGLSSKIKKAIANSPPWDQTVMVIKKINVYSTDEYEE; encoded by the exons ATGAAGATGAGTCTATGGTTGGCATTAATACTAAGTCAGTTGATCGACTTTGGTTCCTCTGAGTTTCCTAATCTATTTGTGAATATCTCCGACGACGAACCCTGGATTTCGACATATCTGCCAG GACTCACGCTGACTTCAGCTCATCACGACGCCATTAGAATCGCCATTGTCCGTGGAAATAAGAAGCTAACCGATTTCGCCAGCAACGAGATCGGTGGCACAACCCTTTATGCCGGGGCAATCCTCAACGATAATGGAGGACGCACCTACGAATTGAAAGACTTCGCCAGCAGGGAGGATCACTTTGGGAATGACTTTCACACTTACACGGCCATTTGGAAGGAGAAGAGCATCACCTTTAAGATAGATGGTCGCACCTTTGCCCAGATATCCAACTCAACTGTCGTCCAAGAACTCAGTCGTACAGAG CGCCATATTGAGTTGTACCTCACCGTCGGCGGAGAGTACAATTTTCCGGATAACCGCGTTCCACCGGAGCAAAAGAGCTATCGCAATTTCGAGACGGGTCTATCATCGAAAATAAAGAAGGCCATAGCCAATTCACCCCCTTGGGACCAAACTGTGATGGTCATAAAGAAGATAAATGTTTATTCTACCGATGAGTACGAAGAATGA
- the LOC6534191 gene encoding mitochondrial dicarboxylate carrier isoform X2 — protein sequence MPVYDDHILDDCTDVPEGLVPRWWFGGFASICVAFAVAPIDIVKTHMQIQQKKRSIFGTIKRIYQLKRLWGFYDGFSAAILRQMTSTNIHFIVYETGKKMEYVDRDSYLGKIILGCVAGACGSACGIPTDLINVRMQTDMKEPPSKRRNYKHVIDGLIRIPKEEGWRALYKGGSVAALKSSLSTCSQIALYDIIKTEVRKNTSANDGVPLHFLTSFVTSIISSSITHPLDVVRTIMMNSRPGEFRTVFQAAVHMMRFGIMGPYRGFVPTIVRKAPATTLLFVLYEQLRLHFGICSLGGEK from the exons ATGCCGGTTTATGATGACCACATCCTTGACGACTGCACTGATGTGCCCGAAGGACTTGTGCCGCGTTGGTGGTTCGGTGGCTTCGCCTCGATTTGCGTTGCCTTCGCGGTGGCGCCGATTGACATCGTGAAGACGCACATGCAGATTCAACAGAAGAAACGTTCCATTTTTGGCACAATCAAAAGGATataccaattaaaaa GACTGTGGGGCTTCTACGATGGCTTCTCGGCTGCCATCCTGAGACAAATGACCAGCACGAACATCCATTTCATAGTGTATGAAACTGGCAAGAAAATGGAGTACGTCGATAGGGATTCATATCTAGGAAAGATTATTTTGGGCTGTGTGGCTGGTGCTTGTGGTTCTGCCTGTGGTATACCAACGGATCTGATCAACGTGCGAATGCAAACCGACATGAAGGAGCCGCCGTCAAAGCGACGCAA CTATAAGCATGTCATAGATGGCCTCATTCGCATTCCCAAAGAGGAGGGCTGGAGGGCACTTTACAAGGGAGGATCGGTAGCTGCCTTGAAATCATCTCTAAGCACCTGCAGCCAGATAGCACTGTACGATATT ATCAAAACGGAAGTGCGGAAGAATACCTCTGCGAATGACGGCGTGCCGCTCCACTTCCTCACGTCGTTTGTCACATCGATCATCTCGTCCTCGATCACTCATCCCCTGGACGTGGTGAGGACCATTATGATGAACTCCAGACCCGGCGAATTTCGCACTGTGTTCCAAGCGGCCGTTCACATGATGCGTTTCGGCATCATGGGACCCTATCGGGGATTTGTGCCAACTATAGTGCGAAAAGCACCAGCCACCACTTTGCTATTTGTTTTGTACGAGCAACTGAGGCTCCACTTCGGAATTTGCTCCCTGGGAGGGGAAAAGTAG
- the LOC6534196 gene encoding TCF3 fusion partner homolog has protein sequence MLLNKKELMYKQLVEKLYDRCQRIQAENERCVMRVNGIKKIVRKRNHDVELLKRRLDKHGDNWRSVPMVAPHPKGKTEQKRRGPKPKNKQAADETGAPGSEPGSSTPAARKPRKQKAKQPPINLNPAIAPPHLHPQPQLLT, from the exons ATGTTGCTAAATAAGAAGGAACTCATGTACAAACAGCTGGTGGAAAAGCTGTATGACAGGTGCCAGAGGATTCAGGCGGAAAATGAGCGATGTGTGATGAG AGTAAATGGAATCAAAAAGATTGTGAGAAAGCGCAATCATGATGTGGAGCTTCTGAAAAGACGACTAGATAAGCACGGAGACAACTGGCGATCAGTTCCCATGGTTGCTCCACATCCCAAAGGTAAAACCGAGCAGAAGCGCCGTGGACCGAAGCCCAAGAACAAGCAGGCGGCGGATGAAACAGGAGCACCCGGGTCTGAGCCTGGATCCAGTACTCCAGCAGCACGGAAACCCCGAAAGCAAAAGGCCAAACAGCCACCCATCAATCTCAATCCAGCCATCGCACCTCCGCATCTACATCCACAACCTCAATTGTTAACCTGA
- the LOC6534199 gene encoding gram-negative bacteria-binding protein 2 isoform X1 yields MKMSLWLALILSQLIDFGSSEFPNLFVNISDDEPWISTYLPEDDRIRSVLFYTEYGGDRCPIYDYMLDPSIADPWAIGEYITNDTRILKITAVIETNQNETMIESLRMSFFEENKVFIKHLHNFLPSSGESLDCENLRSSTKYCLPSISHHGGQAINCSGRLLFSESFEDGENPLHNWKHVVQSQLLEPHYEGVAFVNRKANSYVENNMLHLKVTKSNYGSKNPFYLENCTYTKSDSNQRCGEKKYRLPFRKFMPPFDSAKLISNETFKYCRIDIEAKMPIGDFLFPGLTLTSAHHDAIRIAIVRGNKKLTDFASNEIGGTTLYAGAILNDNGGRTYELKDFASREDHFGNDFHTYTAIWKEKSITFKIDGRTFAQISNSTVVQELSRTERHIELYLTVGGEYNFPDNRVPPEQKSYRNFETGLSSKIKKAIANSPPWDQTVMVIKKINVYSTDEYEE; encoded by the exons ATGAAGATGAGTCTATGGTTGGCATTAATACTAAGTCAGTTGATCGACTTTGGTTCCTCTGAGTTTCCTAATCTATTTGTGAATATCTCCGACGACGAACCCTGGATTTCGACATATCTGCCAG AGGATGATCGAATTAGGTCGGTGCTCTTTTACACTGAGTACGGAGGGGACAGATGTCCCATCTATGACTATATGCTAGACCCGAGCATCGCAGATCCGTGGGCCATTGGGGAATACATAACCAATGATACCCGTATCCTTAAAATCACAGCCGTCATAGAGACAAATCAAAACGAAACTATGATCGAGAGCTTGAGGATGAGTTTCTTCGAAGAAAACAAGGTTTTCATAAAGCATCTACATAATTTCCTCCCTTCATCCGGGGAAAGTTTAGATTGCGAGAATCTACGTAGCTCCACGAAATACTGCCTGCCCTCGATTTCCCACCACGGAGGGCAAGCCATCAACTGCAGTGGTAGGTTATTGTTCTCCGAGTCCTTTGAAGATGGTGAGAATCCTTTGCACAATTGGAAGCACGTGGTGCAATCACAGCTCCTGGAACCCCACTATGAGGGAGTGGCCTTTGTGAATCGAAAAGCCAACTCGTATGTGGAAAACAACATGCTTCACCTAAAGGTAACTAAGTCAAACTACGGGTCCAAAAACCCCTTCTATCTGGAGAACTGCACCTATACGAAAAGCGATTCCAATCAAAGATGTGGCGAAAAGAAGTACAGATTGCCGTTTAGAAAATTTATGCCTCCCTTTGATTCGGCGAAACTGATTTCCAATGAGACATTCAAGTACTGCCGCATAGACATCGAAGCCAAGATGCCCATCGGAGACTTTCTATTCCCAG GACTCACGCTGACTTCAGCTCATCACGACGCCATTAGAATCGCCATTGTCCGTGGAAATAAGAAGCTAACCGATTTCGCCAGCAACGAGATCGGTGGCACAACCCTTTATGCCGGGGCAATCCTCAACGATAATGGAGGACGCACCTACGAATTGAAAGACTTCGCCAGCAGGGAGGATCACTTTGGGAATGACTTTCACACTTACACGGCCATTTGGAAGGAGAAGAGCATCACCTTTAAGATAGATGGTCGCACCTTTGCCCAGATATCCAACTCAACTGTCGTCCAAGAACTCAGTCGTACAGAG CGCCATATTGAGTTGTACCTCACCGTCGGCGGAGAGTACAATTTTCCGGATAACCGCGTTCCACCGGAGCAAAAGAGCTATCGCAATTTCGAGACGGGTCTATCATCGAAAATAAAGAAGGCCATAGCCAATTCACCCCCTTGGGACCAAACTGTGATGGTCATAAAGAAGATAAATGTTTATTCTACCGATGAGTACGAAGAATGA
- the LOC6534197 gene encoding SAGA-associated factor 11 homolog, with protein sequence MSAANMPTTTGAQGSGNQVPTTSTTIVNHFRELIKDPKNLDEASKYLFQTLLDDAVVGIFNETHHLRKSGNLAALDGVPEDSTYRMCEMPNLDIFGISTAKKPMDCTCPNCDRLVAAARFAPHLEKCMGMGRISSRIASRRLATKEGASSAHLHSAGNAGGTDDEDDVDWSSDKRRKKSNQNSRNNGSKKNNGKTF encoded by the coding sequence ATGTCTGCAGCCAACATGCCGACGACGACAGGAGCTCAGGGATCGGGAAACCAAGTTCCCACAACCAGCACTACGATTGTAAACCACTTCCGGGAGTTGATCAAGGACCCGAAGAATCTCGACGAGGCGTCCAAATATCTGTTCCAGACACTGCTCGATGACGCCGTAGTCGGAATCTTCAACGAGACACATCACCTGCGAAAGTCCGGGAACCTAGCCGCCCTGGACGGAGTGCCGGAGGACTCGACCTATCGGATGTGCGAGATGCCCAACCTGGACATCTTTGGCATCTCAACGGCCAAGAAGCCAATGGACTGCACCTGCCCCAACTGTGATCGCCTGGTGGCCGCCGCCCGCTTCGCCCCGCACCTGGAAAAGTGCATGGGCATGGGCCGTATTTCGTCGCGAATCGCCTCTCGCCGCCTGGCCACCAAAGAGGGTGCCTCATCCGCCCACCTGCACTCCGCAGGAAATGCCGGAGGCACTGATGATGAGGACGACGTGGACTGGTCGTCCGATAAGCGGCGAAAGAAATCCAACCAGAACTCAAGGAACAACGGCTCCAAGAAGaacaatggcaaaaccttttAG